A single Drosophila miranda strain MSH22 chromosome XR, D.miranda_PacBio2.1, whole genome shotgun sequence DNA region contains:
- the LOC117186518 gene encoding uncharacterized protein LOC117186518 isoform X2, translating into MDLDLLSSKESLDKCVEFDLPPVAVGDSTRGCIIRNLRVAISGTFQSKPKAAASAKKNATPGRGTTRGGNATPAAETGGRPSRNSSKQSAPPGRRAISQGLDNPPVRGRSVGGYSLRSRSAVSMARARVLITSLPGERREEDAPQGRCYGPQRRRSYLDLDQDLAQLNWTGHQEDAGPRHPFSGSARRQGGRVAPLHPGTRMEPAGQSHSQVSVPPMAHFRRLCRALDRHYSPLSHFLVFLAGMLATLLCVALTPANQYL; encoded by the exons ATGGACCTGGACCTCCTTTCCAGTAAGGAGTCGTTGGACAAGTGCGTGGAGTTTGACCTGCCCCCGGTCGCGGTGGGCGACAGCACCCGCGGATGCATCATCCGTAACCTGCGCGTTGCCATTTCGGGCACGTTCCAGAGCAAACCGAAGGCTGCTGCTTCGGCCAAGAAGAAC GCGACTCCTGGGCGTGGCACCACACGCGGCGGCAACGCGACGCCCGCAGCGGAGACCGGGGGACGTCCGAgtcgcaacagcagcaagcaGAGCGCTCCTCCTGGTCGTCGCGCGATTTCCCAAGGCCTGGACAACCCACCCGTCCGGGGGCGCTCTGTGGGAGGGTACTCGCTGCGCAGTCGCAGCGCTGTGTCGATGGCCAGGGCCAGAGTGCTGATCACATCCTTGCCAGGCGAACGGCGGGAGGAGGACGCACCCCAAGGCCGCTGCTACGGACCGCAGAGACGCCGCTCGTACCTGGATCTGGACCAGGATCTGGCCCAGCTGAACTGGACCGGCCATCAGGAGGATGCTGGCCCACGCCACCCATTCAGCGGCTCGGCTCGTCGCCAGGGCGGGCGGGTGGCGCCTCTCCACCCGGGCACCCGCATGGAGCCCGCCGGGCAGAGCCACTCACAGGTGTCCGTGCCCCCCATGGCACACTTCCGTCGGCTATGCCGCGCTCTGGATCGTCACTACAGTCCGCTGTCGCACTTCCTCGTGTTCCTGGCTGGGATGCTGGCCACTCTGCTGTGCGTGGCCCTGACGCCCGCCAACCAATATCTCTAA
- the LOC117186518 gene encoding uncharacterized protein LOC117186518 isoform X1, with amino-acid sequence MDLDLLSSKESLDKCVEFDLPPVAVGDSTRGCIIRNLRVAISGTFQSKPKAAASAKKNATPGRGTTRGGKATPGRGTTRGGNATPAAETGGRPSRNSSKQSAPPGRRAISQGLDNPPVRGRSVGGYSLRSRSAVSMARARVLITSLPGERREEDAPQGRCYGPQRRRSYLDLDQDLAQLNWTGHQEDAGPRHPFSGSARRQGGRVAPLHPGTRMEPAGQSHSQVSVPPMAHFRRLCRALDRHYSPLSHFLVFLAGMLATLLCVALTPANQYL; translated from the coding sequence ATGGACCTGGACCTCCTTTCCAGTAAGGAGTCGTTGGACAAGTGCGTGGAGTTTGACCTGCCCCCGGTCGCGGTGGGCGACAGCACCCGCGGATGCATCATCCGTAACCTGCGCGTTGCCATTTCGGGCACGTTCCAGAGCAAACCGAAGGCTGCTGCTTCGGCCAAGAAGAACGCGACTCCTGGGCGTGGCACCACACGCGGCGGCAAGGCGACTCCTGGGCGTGGCACCACACGCGGCGGCAACGCGACGCCCGCAGCGGAGACCGGGGGACGTCCGAgtcgcaacagcagcaagcaGAGCGCTCCTCCTGGTCGTCGCGCGATTTCCCAAGGCCTGGACAACCCACCCGTCCGGGGGCGCTCTGTGGGAGGGTACTCGCTGCGCAGTCGCAGCGCTGTGTCGATGGCCAGGGCCAGAGTGCTGATCACATCCTTGCCAGGCGAACGGCGGGAGGAGGACGCACCCCAAGGCCGCTGCTACGGACCGCAGAGACGCCGCTCGTACCTGGATCTGGACCAGGATCTGGCCCAGCTGAACTGGACCGGCCATCAGGAGGATGCTGGCCCACGCCACCCATTCAGCGGCTCGGCTCGTCGCCAGGGCGGGCGGGTGGCGCCTCTCCACCCGGGCACCCGCATGGAGCCCGCCGGGCAGAGCCACTCACAGGTGTCCGTGCCCCCCATGGCACACTTCCGTCGGCTATGCCGCGCTCTGGATCGTCACTACAGTCCGCTGTCGCACTTCCTCGTGTTCCTGGCTGGGATGCTGGCCACTCTGCTGTGCGTGGCCCTGACGCCCGCCAACCAATATCTCTAA
- the LOC117186536 gene encoding protein TIS11-like: protein MEQSQSQQHRLYGALTRTISQPAQQRHPLHQQQIQQQQQQQQQQQQGVASLVTIIENLGNMNLHRKLERTQLEPLLQQPMNISRYKTELCRPFEEAGECKYGEKCQFAHGFHELRNLQRHPKYKTEYCRTFHSVGFCPYGPRCHFVHNADEARAQQQAAAQAEADWEDRPSRCCRRA, encoded by the exons ATGGAGCAGTCACAGTCGCAGCAGCACCGCCTCTATGGCGCCCTCACACGCACCATCTCACAGCCGGCTCAACAGCGCCACCCTCTGCACCAGCAGCAGatccaacaacagcagcaacagcaacagcagcagcagcagggtgTTGCCTCCTTGGTGACCATCATTGAGAATCTGGGGAATATGAATCTGCACCGTAAGCTCGAGCGCACACAGTTGGAGCCGCTGCTCCAACAGCCCATGAACATATCTCG CTACAAGACGGAGCTGTGCCGCCCGTTCGAGGAGGCCGGCGAGTGCAAGTACGGAGAGAAGTGCCAGTTCGCGCACGGCTTCCACGAGCTGCGCAACCTGCAGCGCCATCCCAAGTACAAGACAGAGTACTGCCGCACCTTCCATAGCGTCGGCTTCTGCCCCTACGGGCCGCGCTGCCATTTTGTGCACAACGCGGACGAGGCCCGCGCTCAGCAGCAGGCCGCAGCCCAGGCGGAAGCGGATTGGGAGGACAGGCCAAGCAGATGCTGCAGAAGAGCATGA